The following are encoded together in the Saliniramus fredricksonii genome:
- a CDS encoding pyruvate dehydrogenase complex dihydrolipoamide acetyltransferase, whose protein sequence is MPIKVLMPALSPTMEKGNLAKWLKQEGDSVKPGDVLAEIETDKATMEVEAVDEGTLAKIVVPEGTSDVPVNDLIALIAEEGEDPAKVEVPADGGGAPTRPQDEAPKGEAPKAESKAEAEKEAPAAPPAMSEAAPAPSKAPPVPKTGSGERIFASPLARRIARDAGLDLKAVKGSGPHGRIIERDVRAAVEKGVGKAEAAAPAAKPEAPKAAAPAGAMAQGMSVDQVKAMYPADSYEEVSLDGMRKTIAKRLLESKQTIPHFYLTLDIELDALMALRKQLNDAATKDKEGKPAYKLSVNDFVIKALALSLQKVPDANAVWAEDRILRFRHSDVGVAVAIDGGLFTPVIRAAETKSLSAISAQMKDLAGRARNKRLKPEEYQGGTTAVSNLGMFGIREFSAVINPPHATILAVGAGEKRVVVKDDAPAVVQAMSVTLSCDHRVVDGALGAELLQSFKGLIENPMGMLV, encoded by the coding sequence ATGCCGATCAAAGTCCTGATGCCCGCCCTGTCGCCGACGATGGAAAAGGGCAATCTCGCCAAATGGCTCAAGCAGGAAGGCGACAGCGTCAAGCCCGGCGATGTCCTCGCCGAGATCGAGACCGACAAGGCGACCATGGAGGTCGAGGCGGTCGATGAAGGAACGCTGGCCAAAATCGTCGTGCCGGAAGGGACGTCCGATGTCCCCGTCAACGATCTCATCGCGCTGATCGCGGAGGAGGGCGAGGATCCGGCCAAGGTCGAGGTGCCCGCTGATGGCGGTGGCGCGCCGACCAGGCCGCAGGACGAGGCTCCGAAAGGTGAGGCTCCCAAGGCTGAATCCAAGGCGGAAGCCGAGAAGGAGGCCCCCGCCGCGCCCCCGGCCATGTCCGAGGCGGCACCCGCTCCCTCCAAGGCGCCGCCCGTACCGAAGACCGGCTCCGGCGAGCGCATCTTCGCCTCGCCGCTCGCGCGTCGCATCGCCAGGGATGCCGGGCTCGATCTGAAGGCGGTGAAGGGCTCCGGCCCGCATGGGCGCATCATCGAGCGCGATGTCCGCGCTGCGGTCGAGAAGGGCGTCGGCAAGGCGGAGGCGGCTGCGCCCGCCGCGAAGCCCGAGGCGCCGAAGGCGGCGGCTCCTGCCGGTGCGATGGCGCAAGGCATGTCGGTGGATCAGGTCAAGGCCATGTATCCGGCGGATTCCTACGAGGAAGTCAGCCTCGACGGCATGCGCAAGACCATCGCCAAGCGCCTGCTCGAATCGAAGCAGACCATCCCGCATTTCTATCTGACGCTCGATATCGAGCTCGATGCACTGATGGCCCTGCGCAAGCAGCTGAACGACGCCGCGACCAAGGACAAGGAGGGCAAGCCCGCCTACAAGCTCTCGGTCAACGATTTCGTCATCAAGGCGCTGGCGCTCTCACTGCAGAAGGTACCCGATGCCAACGCCGTCTGGGCCGAGGACCGGATCCTGCGCTTCCGGCATTCCGATGTCGGCGTCGCCGTGGCGATCGACGGGGGCCTGTTCACCCCGGTGATCCGCGCGGCGGAGACGAAGTCGCTCTCGGCGATCTCGGCGCAGATGAAGGATCTTGCGGGCCGCGCGCGCAACAAGCGGCTCAAGCCCGAGGAATACCAGGGCGGCACCACGGCGGTGTCGAATCTGGGCATGTTCGGCATCCGCGAATTCTCCGCCGTGATCAACCCGCCGCATGCGACGATTCTCGCCGTCGGCGCGGGTGAGAAGCGCGTCGTTGTCAAGGATGACGCGCCAGCGGTGGTGCAGGCGATGAGCGTCACGCTCTCCTGTGATCACAGGGTGGTGGACGGCGCGCTCGGCGCCGAATTGCTGCAGTCCTTCAAGGGGCTGATCGAGAATCCGATGGGTATGCTCGTGTGA
- a CDS encoding DUF5076 domain-containing protein, with translation MSDKPQFHELAVPPDVAEKGGHEVLRASVVEGEVSIALRRSFDDPFTWGVLFSDLARHAARVYALETGIDEAEALAQIRAGFEADVEPPDDSGSTPSLN, from the coding sequence ATGAGCGACAAGCCGCAATTCCACGAACTCGCCGTTCCCCCCGATGTCGCCGAAAAGGGCGGCCACGAGGTGTTGCGGGCGAGTGTGGTGGAGGGCGAGGTGAGTATCGCCCTGCGGCGCTCGTTCGACGATCCATTCACCTGGGGGGTGCTGTTCTCGGACCTCGCGCGCCATGCCGCGCGGGTCTATGCGCTTGAGACGGGTATCGACGAGGCGGAGGCGCTGGCCCAGATCCGTGCCGGATTCGAGGCCGATGTCGAACCGCCCGACGATTCCGGCTCCACCCCTTCCCTCAACTGA
- a CDS encoding pyruvate dehydrogenase complex E1 component subunit beta, producing MPIDVLMPALSPTMEQGKLAKWLKKEGDSVKPGDVLAEIETDKATMEVEAVDEGTLAKILIGDDTDNVAVNTPIAIIAEEGEDVNEAAKAGPKASAPEGGASQEAEPAEEKSSESGSDSAPPAAPAVARSANAYDASDEVPEGTEMVDTTIREALRDAMAEEMRRDEKVFVMGEEVAEYQGAYKVTQNLLQEFGERRVVDTPITEHGFAGLGVGAAFSGLRPVVEFMTFNFAMQAIDQIINSAAKTLYMSGGQLGCPIVFRGPNGAASRVAAQHSHDYAAWYSNVPGLSVVMPYTAADAKGLLKSAIRDPNPVIFLENEVLYGQSFPVPKLDDFTVPIGKARVHRKGDDVTIVSFGIGMSYAIKAAEELAREGIEAEIIDLRTIRPMDSDTVIASVMKTGRCVAVEEGFPQSGVTAEIATRIMEQAFDYLDAPVARVTGKDVPMPYAANLEKLALPSVAEVVQAAKAVCYK from the coding sequence ATGCCCATCGACGTATTGATGCCCGCATTGTCTCCGACCATGGAGCAGGGCAAACTGGCCAAATGGCTTAAGAAGGAAGGCGATTCCGTCAAACCCGGCGACGTGCTCGCCGAGATCGAGACCGACAAGGCGACCATGGAGGTCGAGGCGGTCGACGAGGGAACGCTGGCCAAGATCCTGATCGGCGACGATACCGACAACGTCGCCGTCAACACGCCCATCGCCATCATCGCCGAGGAAGGCGAGGACGTGAATGAAGCCGCCAAGGCCGGCCCGAAAGCATCCGCGCCGGAGGGCGGGGCGTCGCAGGAGGCGGAGCCCGCCGAGGAGAAATCCTCCGAATCCGGGAGCGATTCCGCGCCCCCGGCGGCCCCGGCGGTCGCGCGCTCCGCGAATGCCTATGACGCCTCCGACGAGGTGCCGGAGGGCACCGAAATGGTCGATACGACCATCCGCGAGGCTCTGCGGGACGCCATGGCGGAAGAGATGCGCCGGGACGAGAAGGTCTTCGTCATGGGCGAGGAGGTGGCCGAGTACCAGGGCGCCTACAAGGTCACGCAGAACCTGCTGCAGGAATTCGGCGAACGCCGCGTCGTCGATACGCCGATCACCGAGCACGGTTTCGCCGGCCTCGGCGTCGGCGCGGCCTTCTCGGGCCTGCGTCCTGTGGTCGAGTTCATGACCTTCAACTTCGCCATGCAGGCGATCGACCAGATCATCAATTCGGCGGCCAAGACGCTCTACATGTCCGGCGGTCAGCTCGGCTGCCCGATCGTGTTCCGTGGCCCGAACGGCGCCGCCTCGCGCGTCGCGGCGCAGCACAGCCATGATTACGCCGCATGGTATTCCAACGTGCCGGGGCTGAGCGTGGTGATGCCCTATACGGCGGCGGATGCGAAGGGGCTCCTCAAGAGCGCCATTCGCGATCCCAACCCGGTGATCTTCCTGGAGAACGAGGTTCTCTACGGGCAGAGCTTCCCGGTGCCGAAGCTGGATGATTTCACGGTCCCGATCGGCAAGGCGCGGGTGCATCGCAAGGGCGACGACGTCACCATCGTCTCCTTCGGCATCGGCATGAGCTACGCCATCAAGGCGGCGGAGGAACTGGCCAGGGAGGGGATCGAGGCGGAGATCATCGATCTGCGCACCATCCGCCCGATGGATTCCGACACGGTCATCGCCTCGGTGATGAAGACCGGGCGCTGCGTCGCGGTGGAGGAAGGTTTCCCGCAATCGGGTGTCACGGCGGAGATCGCCACCCGGATCATGGAGCAGGCCTTCGATTATCTGGACGCGCCGGTGGCGCGGGTCACCGGCAAGGACGTGCCGATGCCCTACGCCGCCAATCTCGAGAAGCTCGCCCTGCCGAGCGTCGCCGAGGTCGTCCAGGCCGCGAAAGCCGTCTGCTACAAGTGA
- the pdhA gene encoding pyruvate dehydrogenase (acetyl-transferring) E1 component subunit alpha, protein MATAARKSGGAASKSAKGTTRRTTRNTPSLSKDEEFQAYRDMLLIRRFEEKSGQMYGMGLIGGFCHLYIGQEAVVVGMQMASKDGDQVITGYRDHGHMLATGMDPKGVLAELTGRKGGYSKGKGGSMHMFSKEKHFYGGHGIVGAQVPLGTGIAFASRYRGEDSVCLTYFGDGAANQGQVYESFNMAALWKLPVVYVIENNRYAMGTSVSRAAAQTDFSRRGLSFNIPGEQVDGMDIRAVKEAGERAIEHARSGEGPFILEMLTYRYRGHSMSDPAKYRTKDEVTRMREEQDPIEQVRRRLLGEWEVPEKDLKEVDSEIRKIVNEAADFATNDPEPDPSELWTDILH, encoded by the coding sequence ATGGCCACGGCTGCGCGCAAATCTGGAGGTGCCGCGTCCAAGTCCGCAAAGGGCACAACGCGTCGCACCACCCGCAACACACCATCACTGTCGAAAGACGAGGAATTCCAGGCCTATCGCGACATGCTGCTGATCCGGCGCTTCGAGGAGAAGTCCGGCCAGATGTACGGCATGGGGCTGATCGGCGGTTTCTGCCATCTCTATATCGGGCAGGAAGCGGTTGTCGTCGGCATGCAGATGGCGTCGAAGGACGGGGATCAGGTGATCACGGGATACCGGGATCACGGGCACATGCTCGCCACGGGCATGGACCCCAAGGGCGTGCTCGCCGAACTGACCGGGCGCAAGGGCGGCTATTCCAAGGGGAAGGGCGGCTCGATGCACATGTTCTCCAAGGAAAAGCACTTCTATGGCGGCCATGGCATCGTCGGCGCGCAGGTCCCGCTCGGCACCGGCATCGCCTTCGCAAGCCGGTATCGCGGCGAGGACAGTGTCTGCCTGACCTATTTCGGAGACGGCGCGGCCAACCAGGGCCAGGTCTACGAGAGCTTCAACATGGCCGCCCTGTGGAAGCTGCCGGTGGTCTACGTGATCGAGAACAACCGCTATGCCATGGGCACATCGGTCAGCCGCGCTGCGGCGCAGACGGATTTCTCGCGGCGCGGGCTCTCCTTCAACATTCCCGGCGAGCAGGTCGACGGCATGGATATCCGCGCCGTGAAGGAAGCGGGCGAGCGCGCCATCGAGCATGCCCGTTCCGGCGAGGGGCCCTTCATCCTCGAAATGCTGACCTACCGCTATCGCGGCCATTCCATGTCCGACCCGGCGAAGTATCGCACCAAGGACGAGGTGACGCGCATGCGTGAGGAGCAGGATCCGATCGAGCAGGTCCGCCGCCGCCTTCTCGGCGAGTGGGAGGTCCCGGAAAAGGATCTGAAGGAAGTCGACAGCGAGATCCGCAAGATCGTCAACGAGGCGGCCGATTTCGCGACCAACGATCCCGAGCCCGATCCGTCGGAGCTCTGGACCGACATCCTGCACTGA
- a CDS encoding FtsB family cell division protein produces MVIRARARAILIPLALYAATGLTVAYFLHHANIGQRGLEAKRELSVQIEQTRAELDELTRERKEWERRVALVRSDQIDRDLLEEQARMMLGRVHRNDLVILLDAGE; encoded by the coding sequence ATGGTGATCCGAGCCCGAGCCCGCGCAATCCTGATTCCCCTGGCGCTCTATGCGGCAACCGGGCTCACTGTCGCTTATTTCCTGCATCATGCCAATATCGGCCAGCGTGGCCTCGAGGCGAAGCGCGAACTCTCCGTACAGATCGAACAGACGCGTGCGGAGCTCGACGAACTCACCCGCGAACGCAAGGAATGGGAGCGCCGTGTCGCCCTCGTGCGCAGCGACCAGATCGACCGGGATCTGCTTGAGGAGCAGGCCCGCATGATGCTGGGCAGGGTCCATCGCAACGATCTCGTGATCCTGCTCGATGCGGGTGAGTGA
- a CDS encoding potassium/proton antiporter — MLAGQDGIGGIVFDDFRATYLIGSAALAIILFDGGLRTRLASFRGVLAPAAMLATFGVLITTLATGAAATLILGLSLVEGLLVGAIVSSTDAAAVFFLMRSKGMKLRRRVNNTIEIESATNDPVAVFLTIALVEVLLVQQTDTSWAIGALLLQQAVIGAALGVLGGMTLVWALNRFTLPHGLHPLLAVSAAILIFSLTSVLGGSGFFAVYLAGLIVGNRPVRAFPTILSFHDAATWLSQIVMFLVLGLLATPSTLVHYALPAILISAFLIVIGRPLAVWLCLTPFGFGKREKNFISWVGLRGAVSIFLAAIPTLTAVPNAEIYFNIAFFVVLISLLVQGWSVGWMATRLGQQSGEAIADPQRLEIDLPGQLELEMVGYPITENSPVLARAVYPSWMRVVMIVRDGEVLTPEAAGPLRAGDYGYFLAPPARVPRLDRLFASGDGGKPPALGMFSFSGDATVADVARLYGLHVPADLKKLSIAEAFDERFEDRVDVGDRIAIEPAFLMATAIRNDEVAAVTVEFEEPDEKPATPTGRMIARLRAWRSRRALARSAALAADQDKSAMGAGAKDR, encoded by the coding sequence ATGCTCGCCGGCCAGGACGGCATCGGCGGCATCGTCTTCGATGATTTTCGGGCAACCTACCTGATCGGCTCCGCCGCGCTGGCCATCATCCTCTTCGATGGCGGGCTGCGCACCCGGCTGGCGAGCTTTCGCGGCGTGCTCGCCCCCGCCGCCATGCTCGCCACCTTCGGCGTCCTGATCACGACGCTGGCCACTGGCGCCGCCGCCACTCTGATCCTGGGGCTCAGCCTCGTCGAGGGTCTGCTCGTCGGCGCCATCGTCTCCTCCACGGATGCGGCCGCCGTCTTCTTCCTGATGCGCTCGAAGGGCATGAAGCTGCGCCGGCGCGTCAACAACACGATCGAGATCGAATCCGCCACGAACGACCCGGTCGCGGTCTTCCTCACCATCGCGCTCGTCGAGGTGCTGCTGGTGCAACAGACGGATACGAGCTGGGCGATCGGGGCATTGTTGCTGCAACAGGCCGTGATCGGTGCGGCGCTCGGCGTATTGGGCGGGATGACCCTCGTCTGGGCGCTCAACCGCTTCACCCTGCCCCACGGTCTGCACCCGCTCCTCGCCGTCAGCGCTGCGATCCTGATCTTCTCGCTGACCTCCGTGCTCGGCGGGTCAGGTTTTTTCGCGGTCTATCTCGCCGGCCTGATCGTGGGAAACCGCCCGGTGCGCGCCTTCCCCACGATCCTGAGTTTCCATGATGCGGCCACCTGGCTGAGCCAGATCGTGATGTTTCTCGTCCTGGGACTGCTCGCGACGCCGTCGACGCTGGTGCATTACGCCCTGCCCGCCATCCTCATCTCGGCTTTCCTCATCGTGATCGGCCGCCCCCTCGCCGTATGGCTGTGCCTGACTCCGTTCGGCTTCGGCAAGCGCGAGAAGAACTTCATTTCATGGGTCGGGCTGCGCGGCGCGGTCTCGATCTTCCTCGCCGCGATCCCGACGCTCACGGCGGTGCCCAATGCCGAGATCTATTTCAACATAGCCTTCTTCGTGGTGCTCATCTCGCTTCTGGTTCAGGGCTGGAGCGTCGGCTGGATGGCGACGCGGCTCGGACAGCAATCGGGTGAGGCGATTGCCGATCCCCAACGGCTCGAAATTGATCTGCCCGGCCAGCTCGAGCTCGAAATGGTGGGCTATCCGATTACCGAAAACAGTCCCGTTCTCGCCCGCGCGGTTTACCCTTCGTGGATGCGCGTGGTGATGATCGTGCGCGATGGCGAGGTACTGACGCCGGAGGCGGCCGGGCCGCTGCGCGCCGGTGATTACGGCTATTTTCTCGCGCCGCCGGCCCGTGTCCCGCGGCTCGACCGCCTGTTCGCCTCCGGCGATGGCGGCAAGCCGCCGGCGCTGGGAATGTTCAGCTTCTCCGGCGACGCCACGGTCGCGGACGTCGCGCGGCTCTATGGTCTGCACGTGCCCGCCGATCTGAAGAAACTGAGCATCGCCGAAGCCTTCGACGAGCGCTTCGAGGATCGGGTCGATGTCGGAGACCGCATCGCCATCGAACCGGCTTTCCTGATGGCTACCGCCATCCGGAACGACGAGGTTGCCGCAGTCACCGTGGAATTCGAGGAACCCGATGAAAAACCGGCGACGCCGACCGGGCGGATGATCGCGCGCCTGCGGGCCTGGCGCAGCCGGCGTGCGCTGGCACGCTCAGCCGCCCTCGCTGCGGATCAGGACAAAAGCGCTATGGGGGCAGGAGCGAAAGATCGCTGA
- a CDS encoding TraR/DksA family transcriptional regulator, with the protein MSDAFSNEEKQLLAELRARIEAELAEIDQLLQETQADSAPVALDQQSVGRLARMDAMQVQAMAQAAQTRRQGRRQGLLFALRRMDDGEYLDCQACGEEIGAGRLRADPTFHLCVRCAR; encoded by the coding sequence ATGAGTGATGCATTTTCGAATGAAGAGAAACAGTTGCTGGCCGAACTTCGTGCGCGCATTGAGGCCGAGCTCGCTGAAATCGATCAACTTCTCCAGGAAACGCAAGCGGATTCCGCCCCGGTGGCGCTGGATCAGCAGAGCGTCGGGCGCCTTGCCCGGATGGATGCGATGCAGGTTCAGGCCATGGCGCAGGCTGCGCAGACGCGACGTCAGGGGCGCCGGCAGGGATTGCTCTTCGCGCTGCGGCGCATGGATGACGGCGAATATCTCGATTGTCAGGCCTGCGGTGAGGAGATCGGCGCCGGGCGGCTGCGCGCGGATCCGACCTTCCACCTATGCGTGCGCTGTGCGCGCTGA
- a CDS encoding M20 family metallopeptidase, producing MDNRRDIWRQVDAAKERLIALADRVWGMPEVCYTEERSCAEHTRELRDQGFRVTENVANIPTAVMGEAGEGGPVIAILGEYDALPGLSQEAGIAEHRPIEEGGHGHGCGHNLLGSAAMLAAVGLKNWLAEQGIPGRVRYYGCPAEEGGAAKAFMVRDGAFDDVDVAISWHPNSFWEIFPPVSLANTRADFVFFGRTSHASASPHLGRSALDAVELMSVGVNYMREHMPSDARVHYAVLDTGGIAPNVVQSHARVRYSIRAGELNGMRELVERVRKIAEGAALMTETRMEMKIISAVSNLLGNRPLEETLQSMLEELGPPPFDEADREFAREIRATLSEEDRAAPWKVIGREPSDAPLADFTVPLDQPRNLMIGSTDVGDVSWAVPTVQAHAPSIAIGTPLHTWQVVAQGKSAHAHKAMVHVAKAMAGTGVAVLTDPDLLARVKADHKARTTKTPYVSPIPEGVQPPLDMSRG from the coding sequence ATGGATAATCGCCGCGATATCTGGCGTCAGGTCGACGCCGCGAAGGAGCGCCTGATCGCGCTCGCGGATCGCGTCTGGGGCATGCCGGAAGTCTGTTATACGGAGGAGCGTTCCTGCGCCGAGCATACGCGTGAGCTCCGCGATCAGGGTTTCCGCGTCACCGAGAACGTGGCGAACATCCCCACTGCCGTGATGGGTGAAGCGGGCGAAGGCGGGCCGGTGATTGCCATTCTCGGCGAATACGATGCGCTTCCGGGCCTCAGCCAGGAAGCCGGCATCGCCGAGCATCGCCCGATCGAGGAAGGCGGCCACGGCCATGGCTGCGGTCATAATCTGCTCGGCTCCGCCGCCATGCTCGCCGCTGTCGGCCTCAAGAACTGGCTCGCCGAGCAAGGCATTCCGGGACGCGTGCGCTATTACGGCTGTCCGGCCGAGGAAGGCGGCGCGGCCAAGGCCTTCATGGTGCGCGACGGCGCCTTCGACGATGTCGATGTGGCGATTTCCTGGCATCCCAACAGCTTCTGGGAAATCTTCCCGCCGGTTTCGCTCGCCAATACCCGCGCCGATTTCGTCTTCTTTGGCCGCACCTCGCATGCATCCGCCTCGCCGCATCTCGGTCGCTCGGCCCTCGACGCGGTCGAACTGATGAGTGTCGGGGTGAATTACATGCGCGAGCACATGCCGAGTGATGCGCGCGTGCACTACGCCGTGCTCGATACCGGCGGCATTGCCCCGAATGTGGTGCAATCCCATGCGCGGGTGCGCTACTCGATCCGGGCCGGCGAGCTCAACGGGATGCGCGAACTCGTCGAGCGCGTACGCAAGATCGCCGAGGGCGCGGCGCTGATGACCGAGACCCGCATGGAGATGAAGATCATCTCGGCGGTCTCCAACCTCCTCGGCAACCGCCCGCTCGAAGAAACCCTGCAATCCATGCTGGAGGAACTCGGCCCCCCGCCTTTCGACGAGGCCGACAGGGAATTTGCCCGCGAAATCCGCGCAACCCTGTCCGAGGAGGATCGCGCCGCCCCCTGGAAGGTGATCGGGCGCGAGCCCAGCGATGCGCCGCTCGCGGATTTCACCGTCCCGCTCGACCAGCCGCGCAACCTGATGATCGGCTCCACCGATGTCGGTGACGTCTCGTGGGCCGTACCCACGGTACAGGCGCATGCGCCCTCGATCGCGATCGGCACGCCGCTGCATACCTGGCAGGTTGTGGCACAGGGCAAGTCCGCGCATGCTCACAAGGCAATGGTGCATGTCGCCAAGGCCATGGCCGGAACCGGGGTGGCGGTGCTCACCGATCCCGATCTGTTGGCCCGCGTGAAGGCCGATCACAAGGCGCGCACGACGAAAACTCCTTATGTTTCGCCGATCCCCGAGGGCGTCCAGCCCCCGCTGGACATGTCACGCGGCTGA
- a CDS encoding cryptochrome/photolyase family protein — translation MAQPVLVWFRDDLRVGDNAALRAALDSGRPVLCFHVFDDASPEIRPLGGAARWWLHGALANLSDNLEKRGNRLHLFSGAAEELVPRVVAEADAAALYWNRRYGPEREIDARLKKRLRDDGLEVKSFPGRLVYEPGSVLNQSGGHYKVFTPFNRAAVAHDPPPEPLRAPRDLPRAPFPRALDDLSVTLNELALEPRTPDWAGGLRETWEADAAKRGEDGAHERLKAFVSRHLSGYARERDRPDFDATSRLSAHLRFGEITPRQAIHAALAARAADRVDAQDYDSFRAEIGWRDFSYQLLFTHGPLHTRNMNDQFDAMPWREDDAELHAWQRGRTGFPVVDAGMRQLWHQGFMHNRVRMIVASFLTKHLLIHWKAGEAWFWDTLVDADPANNPAGWQWVAGSGADAQPYYRIFNPMTQGEKFDPEGDYVRRWVPEIAGLPNRVIHRPWEAKPDALKAAGVVLGKNYPKPIVVHEDARKRALDAFETIKRR, via the coding sequence ATGGCGCAGCCGGTTCTGGTATGGTTTCGTGATGATCTGCGCGTCGGCGACAATGCGGCCCTTCGCGCGGCGCTCGATAGCGGGCGACCTGTCCTGTGCTTCCATGTCTTTGACGATGCCTCCCCCGAGATCCGCCCGCTCGGTGGCGCGGCCCGGTGGTGGCTGCACGGAGCGCTCGCGAACCTATCGGACAATCTGGAGAAGCGGGGCAACCGCCTGCATCTGTTTTCGGGCGCGGCGGAGGAACTGGTGCCGCGCGTCGTCGCGGAGGCGGATGCCGCAGCGCTCTACTGGAATCGCCGCTACGGCCCCGAACGCGAGATCGATGCGCGGCTCAAGAAGCGCCTGCGCGATGACGGTCTGGAGGTGAAGAGCTTTCCGGGACGGCTGGTTTACGAGCCCGGGAGCGTGCTCAACCAGAGCGGCGGCCATTACAAGGTCTTCACCCCCTTCAATCGCGCCGCAGTGGCGCATGACCCGCCGCCGGAACCCCTGCGCGCACCGCGCGACCTCCCCCGCGCGCCCTTCCCGCGCGCCCTCGACGATCTGAGCGTCACCTTGAACGAACTCGCTCTGGAGCCGCGCACGCCTGATTGGGCCGGCGGTCTGCGCGAGACCTGGGAGGCCGATGCGGCAAAGCGCGGCGAGGATGGAGCGCATGAGCGCCTGAAGGCTTTCGTCTCGAGGCATCTGTCCGGCTATGCGCGTGAGCGCGACCGGCCCGATTTCGACGCGACCTCGCGGCTCTCTGCGCATCTGCGCTTCGGCGAAATCACCCCGCGTCAGGCGATCCACGCGGCGCTGGCGGCGCGCGCCGCCGATCGTGTCGATGCGCAGGATTACGACTCGTTTCGGGCCGAGATCGGTTGGCGCGATTTCAGCTATCAGCTGCTCTTTACCCATGGGCCGCTGCACACGCGCAACATGAACGACCAGTTTGACGCCATGCCCTGGCGCGAGGATGATGCCGAACTGCACGCCTGGCAGCGGGGTCGCACCGGTTTCCCCGTCGTCGATGCGGGGATGCGGCAATTGTGGCATCAGGGCTTCATGCATAACCGCGTGCGCATGATCGTGGCATCCTTTCTCACCAAGCATCTGCTGATTCACTGGAAAGCGGGCGAAGCCTGGTTCTGGGACACGCTCGTCGATGCCGATCCGGCCAATAATCCTGCGGGATGGCAATGGGTCGCCGGCTCTGGCGCCGATGCGCAGCCATATTACAGGATCTTCAATCCGATGACGCAGGGCGAGAAATTCGATCCGGAAGGCGATTACGTCCGCCGCTGGGTGCCTGAAATTGCCGGTTTGCCGAACCGTGTCATTCATCGCCCATGGGAGGCGAAGCCCGATGCGCTCAAGGCGGCCGGCGTGGTCCTGGGGAAAAACTACCCCAAGCCGATCGTGGTGCATGAAGATGCGCGCAAGCGCGCGCTGGACGCGTTCGAGACGATCAAACGCCGCTGA
- a CDS encoding SAM-dependent methyltransferase, protein MQHTADEHDTGDEFMTVTSDRLGEVLRGLPFLLRKSLSIAAQLPVGTLDLTLPDGRRLRFAGTDPGPRASLVIHDATCLRRFLIAGDVGFAEGYLQNEWDTPDLRALLLLFLANHMAGGQLTLGRPGLRVWQRIRHFLNRNSRRGSRRNIHAHYDLGNDFYERWLDRSMTYSSAIFAPGDNDLESAQRRKYARLATETGIGPDDHVLEIGCGWGSFAEYAAREIGCRVTGLTISQEQYDHATQRIAQAGLSDRVTIAMRDYRDETARYDRIVSIEMFEAVGEQYWQGFFEKMRACLLPGGRAGLQLITIRDEAFEAYRKEMDFIRTYVFPGGMLPSPSIMQKLSHGSGLPIVSDAGFALDYARTLAIWRERFEAAWKEIAPLGFDERFRRLWNYYLTYCEVGFTTANIDVRQMVFARPA, encoded by the coding sequence ATGCAACACACCGCAGACGAGCATGATACCGGTGATGAATTCATGACAGTGACTTCCGACCGTCTCGGCGAAGTTCTGCGCGGGCTGCCGTTTCTCTTGCGAAAGTCGCTGTCGATTGCCGCACAACTGCCTGTCGGCACGCTCGACCTCACCCTCCCCGACGGTCGGCGCCTGCGTTTCGCCGGGACGGATCCGGGTCCGCGGGCGAGCCTCGTCATCCATGACGCCACCTGCCTGCGGCGCTTCCTGATCGCCGGTGATGTCGGTTTTGCCGAAGGCTACCTTCAAAACGAATGGGATACCCCGGATCTGAGGGCGCTCCTGCTGCTGTTCCTGGCCAATCACATGGCCGGCGGGCAGCTCACGCTGGGCCGTCCCGGGCTGCGCGTGTGGCAGCGGATCCGGCATTTCCTGAACCGCAACAGTCGCCGGGGCTCGCGCCGCAACATCCATGCGCATTATGATCTCGGCAACGACTTCTATGAACGCTGGCTCGATCGTTCGATGACCTATTCCTCGGCGATCTTCGCACCCGGCGACAACGATCTGGAGAGTGCGCAGCGGCGCAAATATGCGCGGCTCGCCACCGAGACCGGTATCGGACCCGACGACCATGTTCTCGAAATCGGCTGCGGCTGGGGCAGCTTCGCGGAATACGCCGCGCGCGAGATCGGCTGCCGCGTCACCGGCCTCACCATCTCGCAGGAGCAATACGATCACGCCACGCAGCGCATCGCGCAGGCGGGGCTGTCGGACCGGGTCACCATTGCGATGCGCGACTATCGTGACGAGACCGCGCGCTATGATCGCATTGTCTCGATCGAGATGTTCGAGGCCGTGGGCGAACAATACTGGCAGGGCTTCTTCGAGAAGATGCGCGCCTGCCTCCTGCCCGGCGGGCGAGCCGGGTTGCAGCTCATCACCATCCGCGACGAGGCGTTCGAGGCGTACCGCAAGGAGATGGATTTCATCCGCACCTATGTCTTCCCCGGCGGCATGCTGCCGTCTCCTTCGATCATGCAGAAATTGTCGCATGGCTCGGGCCTGCCGATCGTCTCCGATGCCGGTTTTGCCCTCGACTACGCGCGCACGCTCGCCATCTGGCGCGAGCGCTTCGAAGCGGCGTGGAAGGAAATCGCACCACTCGGTTTCGATGAGCGTTTCCGCCGGCTGTGGAACTACTATCTGACTTATTGCGAGGTCGGCTTCACTACGGCGAATATTGATGTCCGCCAGATGGTCTTTGCAAGGCCGGCATGA